A window of the Vigna angularis cultivar LongXiaoDou No.4 chromosome 3, ASM1680809v1, whole genome shotgun sequence genome harbors these coding sequences:
- the LOC108341106 gene encoding uncharacterized protein LOC108341106, giving the protein MLRSLTALSLTFWEHFTCLDVTQCMLNRSITQVTLRLIGSNLPSCLPQILNLGVKAAVWCGKHLKMSLLSTEESQEEEHSSVFYQLLVEIIRFSALTFSTLLKFTDFGDKELMGTVEIFISEVLNLTKDSISHATKIQSFGSEVSKDAAMVLDAVVKFCKARSELVNWEESDENGSRPDKPITVDHVISITKCAIEKLSQIGVFAANDGGNSVNILNISWKGVVSLLQIGGGHFTEVNVANIVLTLVGLITEPLKCAAQAWSSSLNEAISVIEAKRIIVPLKFYVMNTLKICSMYPHQAYTVYREISLCVLQITCFWIFVSNEKHLKCASMIITELLEETTLDLLLSLLNSHKLKLEQRLEVLEWLFMNKGDCHSVLDCPTLSGCNPEWVNDIFCNSFESMGRAKMLILGRVVLFINFLRYSRGFDGDVQIAIARKLNWFLDILVEEDVYSHILVLQFPLLYGSGKTAELVSWPIFSSLLQAFKTFMIVISSSTAWEELESFLLENFFHPHFLCWEILMECWCFMLRHAEKKMASNILGKLCSLLKLLASSDSVFLPYSSFRKLARCICMLLTYGAQSIVNEVYISLVGDGRSQLSPIFCLALFMEGFPLDLLADELRNTSIQRIKSDYLDFIDNFDEASMVACSSGLFGVPVFILSASLPSLQSGLSDIDGRALKFLVAISSNYKSTVDEVIKNRYLQLFSETLGIISYLEQLYTANDIEQAIMEIQNIFLSETGAHLNKCKPHLAQFLAGLVHVEISESDDDAKSCAVWELYHLLLKEQHWALIHLAITAFGYFASKTRCNKLWRFVPQDAALSYDIVSGLESNQETFMVEFGKFLKKEKALTVATSPEQLELLGREGLVLKQMVQKVSAIAEEKDRCDNMEVDRKNQSNKKRKLPDGISRGVELLKSGLKIIGDGLSQWQLNHFDTAEHHVKYLTQFSQLENVITHFEELTGSGEVCSFSMQNNS; this is encoded by the exons ATGCTTCGGTCGTTAACTGCGTTGTC CTTGACTTTTTGGGAGCACTTCACATGTTTGGATGTGACACAGTGCATGCTAAATAGAAGTATCACACAAGTGACTTTGCGCCTTATAGGTTCTAACTTACCCAGTTGCCTACCACAAATTCTCAATCTTGGAGTCAAG GCTGCTGTCTGGTGTGGCAAGCATCTAAAGATGAGCCTCCTTTCAACAGAAGAATCTCAGGAAGAAGAACATAGCTCTGTATTTTACCAG CTTCTTGTCGAGATCATAAGGTTTTCTGCATTAACATTTTCAACTTTGTTGAAATTCACTGATTTTGGTGACAAGGAATTGATGGGCACGGTAGAAATATTCATTTCAGAAGTATTAAATCTGACCAAAGATTCTATATCACATGCTACG AAAATTCAATCATTTGGATCAGAAGTATCGAAGGATGCAGCCATGGTCCTTGATGCTGTGGTAAAATTTTGCAAGGCACGTTCTGAATTAGTAAACTGGGAGGAAAGTGATGAAAATGGGTCGAGGCCTGACAAACCTATCACTGTTGATCATGTTATCAGCATAACAAAATGTGCAATAGAAAAACTGTCTCAAATTGGTGTTTTTGCTGCAAATGATGGTGGCAATTCTGTCAATATTCTTAATATCTCCTGGAAAGGTGTTGTTTCTTTGCTTCAAATTGGCGGTGGGCATTTTACGGAAGTTAACGTAGCAAATATAGTGTTAACTTTGGTTGGGTTGATAACGGAGCCTCTGAAATGTGCTGCCCAGGCTTGGTCTTCATCACTCAATGAAGCAATTTCTGTAATTGAAGCTAAAAGAATCATTGTGCCATTAAAATTTTACGTAATGAATACTCTTAAAATTTGTTCGATGTATCCTCATCAGGCGTATACAGTTTACAGGGAAATTTCACTGTGTGTTCTCCAGatcacatgtttttggatttttgTAAGCAATGAAAAGCATCTGAAATGTGCATCTATGATAATTACCGAACTACTGGAAGAAACAACCCTGGATCTACTATTGTCTTTGCTAAATTCTCATAAACTGAAACTGGAACAGAGGCTTGAGGTGCTGGAATGGTTGTTCATGAATAAAGGGGATTGTCACTCTGTCCTTGATTGTCCAACCTTAAGTGGTTGTAACCCTGAATGGGTTAATGATATCTTTTGCAATAGCTTTGAAAGTATGGGTAGAGCAAAAATGCTAATACTTGGTCGGGTTGTATTGTTTATTAACTTTCTTAGATATTCTCGTGGGTTTGATGGTGATGTACAAATAGCAATAGCAAGGAAGCTCAATTGGTTTTTGGATATTTTAGTTGAGGAAGATGTCTATTCTCACATACTTGTTTTGCAATTTCCTTTATTGTATGGCTCTGGAAAAACAGCAGAATTGGTATCATGGCCTATTTTCAGTTCCCTCTTGCAAGCATTCAAAACCTTCATGATTGTGATCTCTTCAAGCACAGCTTGGGAGGAGTTGGAGTCTTTCTTACTAGAGAACTTCTTTCATCCTCACTTTCTATGCTGGGAGATTTTAATGGAATGCTGGTGCTTTATGCTGCGACATGCTGAAAAAAAGATGGCAAGCAACATCCTTGGCAAACTATGCTCATTACTTAAGCTGTTGGCATCCTCAGACTCAGTTTTCTTGCCTTATTCTTCGTTCAGAAAGTTAGCAAGATGCATATGCATGCTTTTAACCTACGGTGCACAATCAATAGTTAACGAGGTGTACATTTCTCTTGTCGGTGATGGGAGGTCACAGTTGTCACCAATTTTTTGCTTGGCTCTGTTCATGGAAGGTTTTCCGCTTGATTTATTGGCAGACGAATTGAGAAACACTTCCATTCAAAGAATTAAGTCTGATTATTTAGACTTCATAGACAACTTTGATGAAGCATCAATGGTAGCATGCTCCTCTGGTTTGTTTGGTGTTCCAGTTTTTATTCTTTCTGCGTCTTTGCCATCACT CCAAAGTGGACTATCGGATATTGATGGAAGGGCCTTGAAGTTTTTGGTTGCAATTTCTTCTAATTACAAAAGTACCGTGGACGAAGTAATTAAGAACCGTTATCTCCAGCTTTTCAGTGAAACTCTAGGGATAATCTCATATTTGGAACAACTATATACCGCAAATGATATTGAACAAGCCATCATGGAGATTCAAAATATCTTTTTGTCTGAGACTGGAGCCCATTTGAACAAATGCAAACCACATTTGGCTCAATTCCTTGCAGGACTTGTGCACGTGGAAATTTCAGAAAGTGACGATGATGCAAAGAGCTGCGCTGTGTGGGAATTATATCACTTGCTCTTGAAAGAGCAGCACTGGGCACTTATTCATTTGGCAATTACCGCATTTGGATATTTTGCTTCTAAGACTAGGTGCAATAAGCTATGGAGATTTGTTCCACAGGATGCAGCACTTTCATATGACATAGTTTCAGGACTCGAATCAAATCAGGAAACATTTATGGTTGAGTTTggaaaatttcttaaaaaggaaaaagctcTTACAGTTGCAACGAGCCCTGAACAGCTTGAGCTGCTGGGTAGAGAAGGCCTTGTGTTGAAACAGATGGTCCAAAAGGTTTCAGCCATTGCTGAAGAGAAAGATAGATGTGATAACATGGAAGTTGATCGCAAGAaccaatcaaataaaaaaaggaaacttCCTGATGGAATTAGCAGAGGAGTGGAATTACTGAAAAGCggtttaaaaattattggtgATGGTCTTTCCCAGTGGCAGCTTAATCACTTTGATACTGCTGAACATCATGTAAAATATTtgactcagttttcacaacttgAAAACGTAATTACTCACTTCGAGGAATTGACCGGGAGCGGTGAGGTATGTTCATTTTCCATGCAGAATAATTCTTGA